Below is a genomic region from Nocardioides panacis.
CTCGTCGGTGCGGGCGTAGCGCTCGGCGTGGCCGAGGTGGTCCCCGAACCGCTTCTGCTCGGTCGGGTCGCCGCCGGTCACGACGTTGAGCAGCAGGCGGCCGCGGGAGATCCGCTGGAAGGCGGCGGCCATCTGAGCGGACAGCGTCGGGGAGGTCACGCCGGGCCGGAACGCGACCAGGAACTTGAGGTTCCTGGTCTCCCGGATCAGCGCCGCGGTGACCAGCCAGGCGTCCTCGCACCACGTGCCGGTGGGGGTGAGCACCCCCTCGAAGCCCAGCTGGTCGGCGGTCCGGGCGATCGAGGCGAGGTACTCGATGTCCGGCTCCCGGAACTGGTGGGCCGAGCCGGCGCCGTCGGTGGGGCGTCCGCCGCCCAACGGGACGCTTCCGCCGCCGCCGACGAGTCCGCGGGCGTCGCCCGTGGTCGGTAGGAACCAGTGCAGCTTGATGCTCATCGTCGAGCCTCTCCTCAGGATGCGGGGACGGTGTCGTTGAACGCCGTCGTGAAGTAGTCACCGACGTCGAACCGGTTCGGCAGCAGGTCGGCGTCCGCGAACGCGTCGGCCATCTGCTGCTCGGAGTCGACGACGGGTGCGCCGAGCTTCACCGGCTTGGCGACCCGGCGGTCGACGGCCTTGGTGGTGACCGCCGGCGAGAGCCCGGTCTCCTCCGACCAGACCTTGGCCCAGTCGTCACGGTGCGTGTTCGACCAGATCTGCGCCTGGGCGAGCCGGCCCAGGTAGTCCTTGATCGCCGCGGCGGTCGCCTTGTCGTCGACCGACTCCGGGTTCGCGGCCTGGAACGTCATCCCGTTGACCTTGCCCGAGCCGTCGGCGAGCACCCGCGCACCGGACTCCAGCTCGGCCTGGGAGGTGTAGGGGTCCCAGATCGCCCAGGCGTCCACGTGCCCGCTGGTGAAGGCGGCCAGCGCGTCGGCCGGCTGCAGGTTCTGCACGTCGATGTCGTCGTAGGACAGGCCGACGGCGTCCAGCTGCGCGAGCAGGTTGTAGTTCGCCGAGCTGCCCTCGGCGACCGCCACCTTCTTGCCCTTCAGCTGGGCGACGGAGGTGAGCTTCGAGTCCTGCGGGACGACGATCGCGTCACCCTTGCCGCCCATCGTGGCGCCGGAGACGACGGTGATCTTGCTCTTCGCGGCGGCGGCGAACAGCGGCGGCGTGTTGCCGACGCCCCCGAGGTCGATCGCGCCGGCGTTGAGCGCCTCGAGCAGCGGCGGCCCGGACGTGAAGGAGTGCCAGCTGACCTTGTAGGGCAGCCGGGCGTCCTCGCCGGCCGCCTTCAGCAGCGCCTCCGAGCCGCCCTTCTGGTCGCCGACCCGCAGCGTGACCTTCGACAGGTCGACGGTGCCGTCCTCGCGGACGGCCTCCTCGTTGCCCGACGCCGACGAGCAGGCGGTCAGGGCCGCGAGAGCGGTGAGGGTGAGGGCGGTGCGGACGGTCCAACGGTTTCTCATGCTGCCCCGGTCTCCAGTGCGTGGTGGGTGGTGGTCTCGTGGTGCACCCCGAGGGAGGCGAGCACCTGCTCGCGCACCTCGGCGATCTCCGGGTGCTGCGGCGTCCGTGCGCCGCGGCGCACCTCGACCCGCCACTCCCGGGCGACGCGTCCCTCGTCGAGGACCAGCACGCGGTCGGCGAGGGTGAGCGCCTCGTCGACGTCGTGGGTGACCAGCAGGACGGCCGGCGAGTGCCGGCGCCAGAGCTGGTCGACGAGCCGGTGCATCTCGATCCGGGTCAGTGCGTCGAGCGCGCTGAACGGCTCGTCGAGCAGCAGCAGGTCGGGCTCGCTGACCAGTGCCCGGGCCAGCGAGACCCGCTGCGCCTGTCCCCCGGACAGCGAGAGCGGCCAGGCGTCGATCTTCTCGGTGAGCCCGACCTCCTCGAGCGCCGCGTGGGCCCGCTCCCGCCGTTCCTGGCGCGACGCGGCGCCGTTCAGCAGGGCGAGGGCGACGTTCTCCCCCACCCGCCGCCAGGGCAGCAGGCGGGGTTCCTGGAAGGCCACCGAGGTGCGGCCGTCGACGACGACCTCGCCGGACGGCGACGGGTCCAGGCCCGCCAGGCTGCGCAGCAGCGTCGACTTGCCGGACCCGCTGCGGCCGAGCAGCGCGAGGAACTCGCCGGGGCGGATGGCCAGGTCGACCTCGCGGAGCACCGCGGTCGACCCGAACGAGCGGTTGTGGCGGGACAGCCGGGCGACCGTGTCGGTCCCCCGGGTCCGGTTGTCTACGAGCGCCATGACAGCGCCCTCCTTTCGACGGAGCGGACGAGGGCGTCGGTGAGCAGGCCGAGCAGGCTGTAGACCGCGAGGCCGACGACGATCACGTCGGTCTGCTGGAACTCGCGGGCCTGGTTGATCATGTAGCCGAGGCCGGAGGAGGCGCTGACCGTCTCCGCGACGATCAGCGACAGCCAGGCGACGCCGAGGCTCTGCCGCAGCCCCACCAGCGCCTGGGGCAGCGCCCCGGGCACGATGACGTGCCGCAGCTGCTGGCGGCGCGAGAAGTGCAGCGTCTTGGCCGCCTCGAGGAACTTCCGGTCGATGCTCCGGATGCCCGCGAAGGTGTTGAGGTAGAGCGGGAAGGTCACCCCCAGCGCGATCAGCGCGATCTTCGGCATCTCGCCGATCCCCATCCACACGATGAACAGCGGGATCAGGCCGAAGTGCGGCAGGGTGCGCAGCATCTGCATCGGCGGGTCGACGGCGTCCTCGCCGATCCGGCTCAGGCCCGCGACCACGGACAGCGCCAGCCCGAGGGAGGCGCCGACGGCGAAGCCGACGAGCACCCGCTGCACGGAGACCAGGGTGGCCGCCCCGAGCGTGCCGTCCGAGACCAGGCCGCCGGCAGCGACCGCGATCTGGATCGGCGAGGCGATCTTCTCCTCGGGAAGCACGCCGCTGCTGCTGAGCGCCTGCCACAGGCAGAGCAGCAGCACCGGGCTGACCCAGCGCCGCAGCCAGGACAGCCGGGCGGTTCGACGCCGGGCCGGGACACGTTCACGCGCAGGCCCCGGGGGACGTGCGTCCTCCAGCTGCTGCGTGGGCACGAGAGTGGTCATGTCGAGCCAGCGTGGTGACTTAATAGGACTAAGTCAAGTAAGACACACGACAATGTGAGACAATTACAGTCCTCGTGCCACTTGTTGCACTTCTCGATCAACTTACTAGAGTTATCGAATGCCGTCCTCCGCTGAGACCCCCCTTGCGCACCACCGTCCTGTGCGGCAACCCGCGCCCCGCCTCACGCACCCTCGACGTGGCCCTTAGCGTCGCCGACGCGCTGACCGGCCTGGCACCGGACGGCTCCCCCGAGCCGCAGGTGATCGACCTGGCGCTGCTCGCGCCCGTGCTGTTCGCCGCGGACCGCGACGAGCGGGCCGCCGTGGACGCCGCCCTCGCGGCGGTCAGCGGCAGCGACCTGCTCGTGGTGGCGACACCCGTCTACAAGGGCAGCTACTCCGGGCTGCTCAAGGCGTTCCTCGACTTCCTGCCCTACGGCGCCCTGCGCGGGACGGTCGCCGTCCCGCTCACGGTGATGGCCCAGCCGCACCACGCGCTTGCCGGCGACGTACACCTGCGGCCGCTGCTGGTGGAGCTCGGCGCCGGGGTGCCGACAGCCGGCGTCGTGGTCACCGAGAGCGAACTGGGCGCCGGTCCGGTGGACCGCTGGGTCGCGACGCACGCCGCGACGGCGGTCGGCAGCGCGCTGCTCGCGCACCGGCAGCGAGAGGACGCCCTCGCCTGACCCGGCGCCTCTGGCGCTGAAAGCCCGCCGACCCGGCGCCTCTGGCGGCAGTCCGACGCCAAAGACGCCGGGTGGGCGGGCGTCTGTCCGCCAGAGTCGCCGGGTCAGAGCCAGCCGTTCAGCTCCGCGACCCGGGCGGCCTCCGCCCGGTTGGCGGTGCCGGTCTTGCCGATGGCCGAGGACAGGTGGTTGCGCACGGTCCCCTCGGAGAGCACCAGCGTCCGGGCGATGGTCGCGACGGCCGCGCCGTCCCGGGCCGCCCGCAGCACGTCGGTCTCGCGCACGGTGAGCGGCGAGTCGCCACTGACCAGGCTGTCCGCGGCCAGCCCGGGGTCGACCACCCGCAGCCCCGCGTGCACCCGGCGTACGGCGTCCGCGAGCTGCCGCGCGGGGGTGTCCTTGACGACGAACCCGCCCGCCCCGGCCTGGAGCGCCCGGCGCAGGAAGCCCGGACGGCCGAACGTGGTCACGATCAGCACCCGGACCTCGGGCAGGGCGGCCCGCAGCGCCCGGGTCGCCTCGATGCCGTCCAGGCCGGGCATCTCCACGTCGAGCAGCGCCACGTCGGGCCGGTGCTCGCGGGCGGCCGGCAGCACGGCGTCGCCGCTGCCCACCTCGGCCACCACCTCGAGGTCCGGCTCGAGGTCGAGCAGCGCCGCCAGGGCGCCGCGCACGAGGGCCTGGTCGTCGGCCAGCAGCAGCCGGATCGTCATCGGGCGCTCACCGACAGCGCGAACCCGCGCGGGTCGAGGGTGCGGGTGACCAGCACCGCGCCGGCCGCGGTGGCCCGCTCGCGCAGGCCCTCGAGCCCGGTGCCGGCCCGCACCCCGTCGTCGCGGGGGCCCGCACCGTCGTCGCTGACCTCCACGGCCGAGGCGCCCAGCCGGACCGTGCAGCGGGTCGCGCCGCTGTGCCGGATGACGTTCGTGACGCCCTCGCGCACCGTCCACGCGAACAGCTCCCGCAGCTCGGAGGGCACCTCGTCGGTGCTGTTCGGCAGGTCGGCGTCGATCTCCGCCGCGCGCAGCGCCTCCCGCGCCCGCGCCAGCTCGCCCGGCAGCGTCAGGTCGCGGTAGCCCTCCACCGCCCGGCGGACGTCGGCCAGGGCGTCCCGGCTGAGCCGCTCGAGGTCGAGCAGCTCGGCGCGGGCCCGTTCGGGGTCGACGTCGAGGAGCCGGTTGGCCAGCTCGGCCTTCACGGTGATGACGGTGAGCGAGTGGCCCAGGATGTCGTGCAGGTCGCGGGCGAACCGGTTGCGCTCGTCGGCCACCGCGAGCCGGGCGTTCGCCTCCTCGGCGCGGATCAGCTCCACGTTGCGCGCCATCAGCTGGCTGACGCCCCACATCGCGAACGCCGCCGTGCAGATGGCGAAGGTCAGGCCGGCCGGGCTGGACCAGCCCGCCAGCGTGTGGCCCAGCACCTCGGTCACCAGCGCCAGCACCCCGGTGAGCACGGCCGCCCACCGGGCCGGCAGGCAGAGCACGCCGAGCACCGCGACGTACACCAGGCCGGAGGCGCCGGCCTCGCCCACGCAGACGCACATGACCACCGTGAGCGCGAGCAGCGTGCCGAGGACCGCCACGGCCGCGGCCGGCTCGACGCCCAGCTGCATCCGCTGCCGGCGCCGCCGCACCCAGGTGAACGACGCCACGTAGACCGAGGCGAAGGACAGGGTCGCCAGCAGCCCCACCCAGCCGCGCAGCGGGTCCGTGCCCTGCCAGGCCAGGTCCCACGCCGCCCGGAACGCGTCGGCCAGGAAGACCAGCCAGACCGCGGCGAACAGCACGCCGAGGCGCCCGGGCCGGCCGTCACGGCTGGTCCAGGCACCCGTCGGGGTCAGCGAGCTCACGAGGGTCACGGTAGTGCGCTCAGACCCGGGCCGTGTCCTTGCTCATCCGCCACGCGGCGCCGGCCACGAACAGCGCCAGCCAGACCACGGCGTTCAGCACGGCGTACCACGGCAGCTCGCCGGTGAGCGGGGCCCGGCTGACCTCGGCCACCCCGAACATCGGGGTCCAGGCCGCGACGTTCCACAGCGTGCTGCCCTGGTCGATCGGGATGAACACGTTGCCGAGGAACGACAGCAGCGCCAGGCCGGGGCCGAGGATCTGCATGGCGTTCTCGCCCGGGACGAGGTAGCCGACGAAGACGCCGAGCGCCGCGAACACCATCGTGCAGACCAGCGTCAGCACCGCGCTGGCGATCCAGAGGTGGGTCGGCATCGCGGCCCGGCCCTGGAGGATCGCGACGACGTTGACGACCGAGATCGCCACCGCCCCCAGGATCAGCGCGATCAGCGCCTTCATGCCGATGTAGACGGCCGGGTTGAGCGGGGTGAGGCGCAGCTGCCGAGACCACCCGAGAGCGCGCTCGGTGGCCACCATCGCGCCCGCGGAGGCGGCGGTCAGCGCGGCGCCGTACAACGCCATCGAGACCATGACGTAGGCCGCGACGTTCCCGTGGCCGACCTTCTCCTGCCACCCGGTGCCCGAGCCGATCGCGAAGAACAGCGCGGCCGGGAAGATCAGCGTGAAGATGATCGTGCGCCGGTTGCGGAGCATCCGCCGGACCTCGATGCCGAGGACGGTGAGGTTGAAGCCGCCCAGCGGCGGCACCCGCCGGGTGGTCGGGTCGATCGTGCTGCTCATCGGTCGCCTCCTTCGAGGGCGTCGTGCGTGTCGTCGGGGTCGCCGGCGTCGTCGCCGGTCAGCGACAGGAACGCCTCCTCGATGCCGCGGGCGGTGATCTCCAGGTCCCGGGCGTCGGTCTGGGTCAGCAGGTAGCGCGCGATCGCGTCGGTGTCCGAGGCGTGCAGCAGGACCGTGTCGCCGCGCACCTCCAGCGACTCGACACCGGGAAGGCCGGCGAGGGCGTGGTGGTCGGGACGGTCCAGCGTCGCGCGGACCGTGCGCCCGGCGGCCAGCGCCTTGATCTCCGAGCCGGTGCCGTCGGCGACGATCCGGCCCTTGCGCATCAGCACGATCCGGTCGGCGTACTGGTCGGCCTCCTCCAGGTAGTGGGTGGCGAAGAGCACCGTGCGGCCCTTCTCGGCGTCCGCGCGGATCGCCGACCAGAACGTACGGCGCCCCTCGACGTCCATCCCGGTCGTCGGCTCGTCGAGGAGCAGCAGCGCCGGGTCGGGCAGCAGCGCCATCGCGAAGCGCAGCCGCTGCTGCTCACCGCCCGAGCACTTGCCGACGCGGCGGTCGGCGAGCCCGGTGATCCCGGCGTGCGCGAGCACCTCGTCGACCGGCCGGGTGTCCGCGAACAGGCTCGCGGTGTAGCGCACCGTCTCCCGGACCGTGAGGTCCTTGAGCAGCCCGCCGGTCTGCATCACCGCGGACACCAGCCCGCGGGCGATCGCCTGGCGGGGCCGGTAGCCGAGCACGTCGACGGTGCCGCCGGTGGGCTGCGAGAGGCCGAGCACCATGTCGATCGCGGTGGTCTTGCCGGCGCCGTTGGGGCCCAGGAAGGCGACGATCTCGCCCTGCTCGACCTCGAGGTCGATGCCGCGCACGGCCCGGACCGGTCCGAAGCTCTTGGTGAGGCCGGTGAGGCTGATCGCGGGCACCGGCGAGCCCGCTGCGCGACGGGGAGCCGCCTGCTCGAGAGGTGTGGAGGTCATGCGCCCAGCCTGGCGCCACCCCGTCCGTCGTACCCGGCCGCTCCGTCACGACCTGAAGGTGACAAATGTCAGGTCAGTTGACCGAGATGTGCACGTGGTCGTAGTGGTTCGCCGTCGACGAGCCGCGGTCCGGCATCGAGCGCCAGCCCTCGGCGGAGCGGACCGGCGTCCAGATGTGCTGCGACCACAGCACGTCGTACAGGTCGAGCTCGGAGGCGTGCGCCCGGGCCCAGTCCGCGACCGCCTGGCCGAGGGCCGGGTCGCTGGTCATGAAGTCGACCGCCCGGCCGGAGCTGTGCTCGCCGTGCGCGTCGTAGCCGCCGAAGCTGGACAGCGCCGGGAAGGCGTTGCAGACCGCCCGGAACATCCGCACGGCCGAGGAGGTCAGCCCGGACTCGGTGGCGGTGCCGTCCGCGCAGGGCGCGAAGGAGACCGAGCCGGCGCCCGCACCGGAGGTGCCCGTCGCGGCGGGCTCCGGGGCGACGGGCTTCTTCTCCGAGAGGTAGTCGTCGTTGACCCAGCGGACCTGGCCGTCGAGCAGGATCTGGGCGAACCCGCGCTTGACCAGGCCGGTGACGCCGACCGTGTCGCCCGCGTCGAGGACGTCGAGCGGCTTGCCCTTCTCGCGGGGAGCGTCCCAGAGGTTCAGGTCGCTGGTCATGTACTCGCGATCCCTGACCTCGGGCTTCTTGTGCAGCGTGACCCGCTTGGCCGAGCGCGAGAAGGAGCTGACCCGGCCGGCGAGGTACGGCGAGCGGTCCCCGCTGGCGGTGCCGTTCATGGGGCCGGTCGTGGGGCCGGTCGAGGTGCCCGTCGAGGTGCCCGTCGAGCCGCCGACGGCGGGACCCGTGCCGGTCCTGGCCGCACCGGTGGCGGCGTCGAGGTCCACGGTCATCGGATCGGCCGCGGCGCCGACGGAGGCACCGGCCTGCGAGGTGTCCGCCCCGGCGCCCGCGCCGACGGCCAGGCCGACGACCGTGCCGGTGAGCAGGGTCGCCGCGGCTGCGGGAAGAGCCAGTCGGACGAAGCGGCGGCGGGTCGAGTGCTGCACGACCTGCCGGTGGCGTGCCGAGGTCACGGAGGAATCACCAAACAGTTGATCGGGGGGCAAACGGACACGAAACGACGAGTGAAGCACAAGGCTTCAACCATCGTCACATCCGGACCAGACAGTTCGGGCGGGTTTGTCGTAACTTGCCCGGGTTGTCACGCGTGTCGTGCGCGGAGCGTCACTCCCAGAGCTCGGCGAGCTCCTCGATCCCGCTCACCGTGTACGTCGCCTCGCGGAACGTCGCGGGGAACGGTCCGCCGGACCGGTTCACCCAGGCGCTCTGCAGCCCGGCGCGGGAGGCCCCGTCCACGTCCCAGGGGTGCACCGCGACGAGCAGCACCTCCTCGGGCTTCACCTCGCAGACCTGCGCGGCGTACTCGTAGGGGCGGGCGGAGGGCTTC
It encodes:
- a CDS encoding NADPH-dependent FMN reductase, with product MRTTVLCGNPRPASRTLDVALSVADALTGLAPDGSPEPQVIDLALLAPVLFAADRDERAAVDAALAAVSGSDLLVVATPVYKGSYSGLLKAFLDFLPYGALRGTVAVPLTVMAQPHHALAGDVHLRPLLVELGAGVPTAGVVVTESELGAGPVDRWVATHAATAVGSALLAHRQREDALA
- a CDS encoding ABC transporter substrate-binding protein — its product is MRNRWTVRTALTLTALAALTACSSASGNEEAVREDGTVDLSKVTLRVGDQKGGSEALLKAAGEDARLPYKVSWHSFTSGPPLLEALNAGAIDLGGVGNTPPLFAAAAKSKITVVSGATMGGKGDAIVVPQDSKLTSVAQLKGKKVAVAEGSSANYNLLAQLDAVGLSYDDIDVQNLQPADALAAFTSGHVDAWAIWDPYTSQAELESGARVLADGSGKVNGMTFQAANPESVDDKATAAAIKDYLGRLAQAQIWSNTHRDDWAKVWSEETGLSPAVTTKAVDRRVAKPVKLGAPVVDSEQQMADAFADADLLPNRFDVGDYFTTAFNDTVPAS
- a CDS encoding SH3 domain-containing protein, with amino-acid sequence MTSARHRQVVQHSTRRRFVRLALPAAAATLLTGTVVGLAVGAGAGADTSQAGASVGAAADPMTVDLDAATGAARTGTGPAVGGSTGTSTGTSTGPTTGPMNGTASGDRSPYLAGRVSSFSRSAKRVTLHKKPEVRDREYMTSDLNLWDAPREKGKPLDVLDAGDTVGVTGLVKRGFAQILLDGQVRWVNDDYLSEKKPVAPEPAATGTSGAGAGSVSFAPCADGTATESGLTSSAVRMFRAVCNAFPALSSFGGYDAHGEHSSGRAVDFMTSDPALGQAVADWARAHASELDLYDVLWSQHIWTPVRSAEGWRSMPDRGSSTANHYDHVHISVN
- a CDS encoding ABC transporter permease yields the protein MTTLVPTQQLEDARPPGPARERVPARRRTARLSWLRRWVSPVLLLCLWQALSSSGVLPEEKIASPIQIAVAAGGLVSDGTLGAATLVSVQRVLVGFAVGASLGLALSVVAGLSRIGEDAVDPPMQMLRTLPHFGLIPLFIVWMGIGEMPKIALIALGVTFPLYLNTFAGIRSIDRKFLEAAKTLHFSRRQQLRHVIVPGALPQALVGLRQSLGVAWLSLIVAETVSASSGLGYMINQAREFQQTDVIVVGLAVYSLLGLLTDALVRSVERRALSWRS
- a CDS encoding ABC transporter ATP-binding protein; amino-acid sequence: MALVDNRTRGTDTVARLSRHNRSFGSTAVLREVDLAIRPGEFLALLGRSGSGKSTLLRSLAGLDPSPSGEVVVDGRTSVAFQEPRLLPWRRVGENVALALLNGAASRQERRERAHAALEEVGLTEKIDAWPLSLSGGQAQRVSLARALVSEPDLLLLDEPFSALDALTRIEMHRLVDQLWRRHSPAVLLVTHDVDEALTLADRVLVLDEGRVAREWRVEVRRGARTPQHPEIAEVREQVLASLGVHHETTTHHALETGAA
- a CDS encoding response regulator transcription factor → MTIRLLLADDQALVRGALAALLDLEPDLEVVAEVGSGDAVLPAAREHRPDVALLDVEMPGLDGIEATRALRAALPEVRVLIVTTFGRPGFLRRALQAGAGGFVVKDTPARQLADAVRRVHAGLRVVDPGLAADSLVSGDSPLTVRETDVLRAARDGAAVATIARTLVLSEGTVRNHLSSAIGKTGTANRAEAARVAELNGWL
- a CDS encoding sensor histidine kinase, which produces MSSLTPTGAWTSRDGRPGRLGVLFAAVWLVFLADAFRAAWDLAWQGTDPLRGWVGLLATLSFASVYVASFTWVRRRRQRMQLGVEPAAAVAVLGTLLALTVVMCVCVGEAGASGLVYVAVLGVLCLPARWAAVLTGVLALVTEVLGHTLAGWSSPAGLTFAICTAAFAMWGVSQLMARNVELIRAEEANARLAVADERNRFARDLHDILGHSLTVITVKAELANRLLDVDPERARAELLDLERLSRDALADVRRAVEGYRDLTLPGELARAREALRAAEIDADLPNSTDEVPSELRELFAWTVREGVTNVIRHSGATRCTVRLGASAVEVSDDGAGPRDDGVRAGTGLEGLRERATAAGAVLVTRTLDPRGFALSVSAR
- a CDS encoding ABC transporter permease; the protein is MSSTIDPTTRRVPPLGGFNLTVLGIEVRRMLRNRRTIIFTLIFPAALFFAIGSGTGWQEKVGHGNVAAYVMVSMALYGAALTAASAGAMVATERALGWSRQLRLTPLNPAVYIGMKALIALILGAVAISVVNVVAILQGRAAMPTHLWIASAVLTLVCTMVFAALGVFVGYLVPGENAMQILGPGLALLSFLGNVFIPIDQGSTLWNVAAWTPMFGVAEVSRAPLTGELPWYAVLNAVVWLALFVAGAAWRMSKDTARV
- a CDS encoding ABC transporter ATP-binding protein produces the protein MTSTPLEQAAPRRAAGSPVPAISLTGLTKSFGPVRAVRGIDLEVEQGEIVAFLGPNGAGKTTAIDMVLGLSQPTGGTVDVLGYRPRQAIARGLVSAVMQTGGLLKDLTVRETVRYTASLFADTRPVDEVLAHAGITGLADRRVGKCSGGEQQRLRFAMALLPDPALLLLDEPTTGMDVEGRRTFWSAIRADAEKGRTVLFATHYLEEADQYADRIVLMRKGRIVADGTGSEIKALAAGRTVRATLDRPDHHALAGLPGVESLEVRGDTVLLHASDTDAIARYLLTQTDARDLEITARGIEEAFLSLTGDDAGDPDDTHDALEGGDR